GAATCTATTGGGCACGAGCAATCGTGCCCTTTTTATGTTTCTAAAGAGTTAAATCGATGGAAAAGTTTGGCGTTATCAAGTAAAAAGCGTATATTTGTGACAGAAAATCGTGTCTTGACACAAAAAAACGTCATAAACTATGTATTTTGAACGTAAAGCATACTTGAAAAAGCTCATCTCGGCAGAAGGCAATGGAATGATAAAGATTATCACCGGTATTCGCCGTTTTCCTCTTGGGGAAGAGTTAGATTGTCTTGAAGAAAATGTCAAGGGCGGAAGAACAACTGGGGTTAACAGAGTTAACAGTTAACAGTTGTTTTTCCGCTCTTTCTTCATCTATTCCATAGAGGGTTCTATCCCTCGCAGAGCTTTGTCAATTCTTCCAGGTTATCCGCCACTTCAATCACATCTCGCCAATCGCCACGAATCATGCTTTTCTCTGCCAAATCGTCCAGCAGGGCGATGGTGGAGTTCCAGAAGCCCTTCATGTTGTAGAGAATCACCATCTTGTGATGGTAGCCGATGGTGTGGGCGGCGGCGATGGTGAAGATTTCATCCAGGGTGCCGACGCCGCCAGGAAGGGCTACGAAGAGGTCGCTCTGGGCAAGCATCAGGTCCTTGCGGTCGCTGAGATTATCACACGGAATCTCGATGTCGAGGTCAGGGAAGGTTCTGCCGCCTCTTTCTACAAGCGTAGGAACCACGCCGATGGTTCTGCCGCCATGCGCCTTCACCGCCTTGCCTATGCAATCCATCAGTCCGGAGTTACATCCGCCGAAAACCAGGTCGTGGCCGTTCTCTGCCATCCACTTTCCCATCTCTTCTGTTATCGTGAAGAAATCCGGGTCGATATTCTTATTCGCTGAACAAAAAACTGCTATTTTCATGTCTTTATCTTCTATGATTATGATGTTTTATCTGTTATTTATTGATGTCTTATCCATTATTTATTGATGTTTAGGCAAAGATACGCAAAAATATCGAGATTATTCATCTATTTTTGCGGATAATTTCTTAATTTTGCAAACAATAACTAATCTGATAAACAAAAATAGATTTCTTATAAACAGGACAATAGATTTCTTATAAACAAGACAAGAGAATGAAAAAGATTATCACATATAGCATCATCGCATTGCTGCAGGCGTCTGTAGCGTTTGCACAGGTCTCTCAGAAGCCAAAACTTCAGAAGCGGGAGAAGTATGAATGGGAGGGAGAAATTCCTACCTACGTGGAGCAACTGAAGAAGGAACTGACCTATCCGATGGCTTGGGGCAACAGTCCTTTCAGAAACTTCAAGAAGTGGAAGAAGGCGGCAAGAGAGAAGGTATTCGAATGCATGATGACGCCTCCGAAGGCGGCTGTGGCTTGGGATATGGAAGTGCTCGGCGAGGAACAGAGAGACGGATATAAGGCGCAGAAAATCGCCTTCAATATCAACGCCTATTCCCGCATTACGGCTTATCTCCTGATTCCGGATGGAGAAGCAGAGAAGATTTTGAATGCAGAAGCAGGGAAGAACTCGAATGCAGAAGTTGGATTGCAGCTTTCTGCCCAGAATAAGAAAGCGGGGAAATTTCCTGCCGTAGTGGCGCTCCACGACCATGGTGCCCATCTCTTTATCGGAAAGGAGAAGATGATTCGCCCTTTCTTTACAAAGGAAGAATGGGGAGAAAACAAGGATATTTCTGAAGCAAAAACGGAAGCGCAGAATGAAAGAAAAGAAGCGCTGGGAGAAAGAAAGGGAGAGCTGAAAGAAAACAAGGAAGAATCAACTGCAAATATAAAGGAAGAAAACGAGAGACGGAAGAAGCAGGCGCTCTGTCAGGAGATTTTGGATGATGCAGATGCTTGGGTCAATCAGCTTTATGATGGTCAGTATGTGGGCGATTACCTGGCGAAGCACGGTTATGTGGTGCTCTCGATTGATGCGCCGATGTGGGGCGAACGAGGACGAAAGGAGGGCGTGGATAGAAATAAATACGATCTCATCGCCGGCAATATGATGATGTTGGGTAGAGACCTCTCTGCCTTCATGACTTACGACGATATGGCCAGTACCGAGTTCCTGACTTCGCTGCCGATGGTGGATGCGAAGCGTATCGGATGCGTGGGCTGTTCGATGGGAGCCTATCGTTCGTGGATGCTCTCTGCCTTATCGGATAGAATCAGGGTGGGTGCTTCCATCTGCTGGATGATAACCACCGATGCTCAGCTTACCAGACGTTTTGGCAGAAAGGAGAATGGTGGTTTTGCGAATTGCTTTCCTGGATTGCGCCAGTATCTCGACTATCCTCACATCGCCTCCCTCGCCTGTCCGAAACCGATGCTCTTCATCAGCGGCACAAAAGATAAGCTTTTCCCAGTGCCCGGCGTAAAGGATGCTTTCGCCGAAATGCACAAGGTTTGGAAGAGTCAGGGGGCTGATAATCTGCTGGATACGGAGCTTTGGGACATTCCTCATTCCTGCGGACTGAAGGCGCAGGAGAAAATGCTGGAGTTTCTGGATAAGAATCTGAAATAGGGAAAATATCAAAAGTCTACTACGCTAACCCCTTAAAAAATGCCGTTAGCGTAGTAAACTTTTGCGTTTTTGCTTGTGTTCCCCGAGAAAAAGTTGTATATTTGCACCCAACAAAATATAAAGTTTGCAAGTATGGCTACTATTAATGGAATTATAGGAAGACAGCGTGAGATGGCTCTGTTGCAGGAAATTTACGAATCTCCTAGGGCGGAGTTCGTGGCTGTTTATGGCAGAAGACGTATCGGTAAGACCTATCTTATCGATAAGTTCTTTGGCGATAAGTACGACTTTTATATGACGGGTATCTATGAGGGTACCCGTAAGGAGCAGTTGGCAAACTTTGTCCATCAGCTGGAATTTTATTCTCATAAGGAGCAGAAAACTCCCAAAGACTGGATGGAGGCTCTGTTTATGCTTCGCAAGTATCTGGAGACATTAAAAAAGGAAAAACCAGTGCTCTTGTTCTTTGATGAAATGCCTTGGCTTGACACCCGTTATTCTCGCTTTCTCAAGGCTTTCGAATTGTTTTGGAACGAGTGGGCTTCGAAGCAGGACAATCTGAAACTGATAGTTTGTGGTTCGGCAACCACCTGGATGACGAATACTTTGCTGGGCAATAAGGGCGGATTGCACAATCGTGTGACTCGTTCCATCTATCTCCGTCCCTTCAATCTGGCAGAGACGGAGGAGTTCCTGGTTTCAAGAGGATTCTCAATGGAGCGCTTCCAGATAGCCGAGTTGTATATGGCGATAGGTGGAACACCTTTTTATCTCAATATGCTGAATCGTTCGCTGAGCGTGGCTCAGAATATCGATGAACTCTTCTTCTCATCCAGTGCCCCTTTGAGAAGCGAATATGGCTTCCTCTTTAAATCGCTCTTCAAGGAGTCCACGCTCTATAGAAGGGTGGTGGAGACTTTGACTAAGAAACTGAAGGGAATGACTCGACCTGAGTTGATAGAGGAGCTGAAGGTGGAGGATTCTGGATATGTATCTACCGTGCTCTCCGACTTATGCAACTGCGATTTCATCCGCAAGTATTCGGCTTTTGGAAAGACGGATAGGGATTTTATGTATCAATTGACCGACCTGTATTCGCTCTTCTATCTGAAGTATGTGAAGAACTATCATGGTGAAGACGAGCATTATTGGAGCCATCGGCAGATGGATATTTCCAGTTGGGAGGGCTATGCTTTCGAGCAGGTTTGTCTGCATCATATTCCTCAAATCAAGAGGAAGTTGGGAATTGGTGGCATTCTGTCGAATATCTGCACGTGGTCGTGCCGTGCTTTTACGGATGCAGAGGGCAATAAGCAACTAGGAGCACAGATAGATTTGATAATAGATAGGGGAGACAAGACCATCAATCTCTGTGAGATGAAGTTCGTGAATCATCCTTATTCCATCACTCCCGATTATGCGGCTTGGTTGATCAAGCGCAGGGAATTGTTTAAGCAAGCGACAGGTACGAAGAAGACTCTCCATCTTTCGATGATAACTTCGTATGGAGTGGAGCATAATGCTGGTTGGCAAAACATTCAGAACGAGGTGGTACTGGATGATTTATTCAAAGTAGAATAACATGGGCTTTATGACTATTGTATTTCCTTAGTGCAAGCAAAATTTAAATTAGTGATTTTGGAATAATTAACCGAGAAATTACTAAATAAAAAAGGAGTGGAAGAACAACTGAAGTTAACAGAGTCAACAGTTAACAGTTGTTTTTCCGCTCTTTCTTCTCTTAAAGATCAAAAGTCCACTACGCTAACCCCTTAAAAAATGCCGTTAGCGTAGTGAACTTTTTGAATATACGAAATCAATCTTTACCACAATTCTTCAGGCGACAAGTCCTTGTCCTTTCTGCCCATCAGATAGTAATCGGCAAGGAACTGGATATTGGCCTGAGTAATCTTCAGTCCCTCTTCCTTCACATATCGGCTGGTGAAGATGTTGGCATCAGGAAGCATTCCCTTTTCTATCAGCTTGCAAACAATCTCGTAAGGGAAAGGAAGACCATTGCCGGAGATGATATTGAAACTGTCCTCTGCTGCACGCTCGGCATTGTAGTATGGGTTTTCAGGCGAAGCGATGCAATGGGCGGTTCCGAAGCTGATGTTGATGCCCGTATAAGGACTTCCGTACACGATGATTCCCTTTTCGTATTTCTGAGGGAAACTGATGTTGGAAGGCAGTTCGAAACCGATATTCTTCAGGAATTCCTTCATCGTCTTGACATCCTCGATGAACACAAACTTGTCTCCATAGCCATTCTGCTTGAGCAGGTTGTAGTCGTGGATGCTCTTCTTGTGTTTCTGGACATTTCTTTCAGCCTCTATCTGAGCCTTGTTGTCTTTATAAGTAGGATCGAGGAGAGCACCGGTTTGCCACCAGTCTCCACCAAATCGGAAGAGATTGCATACGAGCACATTCTCGCCGCTGAGGAAGGAAGAAGCATCCCCAATATTGGTAGATTCCTTGAGCACTCTGATGAGGCTTCCTTCTTCTGCCTTCTCCTGATTCTCCTTTGAGGTCTTCTCCGGATCATCTTCCTCCTCATACAAATCCTTCAGATAGAAGAATTTCTCATCCTCTTTCATCATTCTGAAGGCTCTGGTTCCCTTGTAATCGATGTCCGTCCAGAGTTTGTGGGCAGGATGATGCTCGCTGATTTTGGCAAGCCATTCAGCAGAGGTGAGAGCCAGAAGATTGTTGCGACTGTTCATCGTGTGCTCTATCTGGATGGAGTAGGCGATGATTTCATTGAAGCCCTGTGGAGAGCGGGCGAGCTTTTCGAGTTCGAACTGCAGGCGCTTGAGATTGTTGATGTTGAAGAAGCAGTTATAGTGGAACCATGCCAGCACGTCTCTGTATTCCAGGAACTTGTCTTCTGCTGTAGGCAACTCGCAGAGAAATTCACGCAGGCGCTCGTTTTCCGGTGCAGTTTCATACTCCTTGTCGAGAAGATTATACACCAGTTTGGCTGCCAGTTCCATCGTACTGAAGAGGAAAGGTACGGCCTCCTGGATGTAGGCACTCTGCTGGTAATGGTGCCAGCACAGGAACTTGATGTCGGAGATGTTGATCTCGTCCGGATCGTATGGCGCATCATCTACATTGAGAGAGTTCTTGACAAACTCCTTTTCGTTCTCATAGAAAGGGATGTATGAACCATATCGCTTCTTGCATTCAGCGGTGAAAGTCTTCCAGATACAAGTACCGGAGAGCACGTCCTCAAAATATCCGGCGATGCAGAGGGCGAGCTGCTTGGCATCTTCCACGTCTTTGAACTGATGCGTGAAGCAGGCATCATCGAGGGCGTGGTATATTTCATTGGATAACTCCGTATAATATTGATCCACTTCATTAGGTTTCTCGTATGGATGCATTGCCATCCATTCTTGAGTGAAAATTATTTTTTTCATATCATTCGATTGTTTGTTATTTCGTGCAAAGGTAATGAAATAATGGAGAAATCTGCAAGAAATTCAAAGTTTTTTCGTAACTTTGCACCCGAATTTAGGCAATCTTAATAAAACTATATGGTTGCCGCAAGCGTTTTAGAAGGATTTTGCACCCTAATTCATGGCTGGGAGGGTGAATTCGGCCTTCTATTTGATTATACATGAATTAAGGTTAAAAAGATTTGAAGACATTTGAAGAATTGGGCGTGAGCGAAGAGATTCGCCGTGCCATCGAAGAGCTTGGATTTGAGAATCCAATGCCAGTTCAGGAAGAAGTAATCCCATATTTGCTTGGTAATAAGAACGACGTGATTGCGTTGGCGCAGACGGGTACGGGTAAAACCGCATCCTATGGTATTCCTGTCATCCAGAAAACCGATGCTGATAGCAAGCAGACACAGGCTATCATCCTCAGTCCTACACGTGAGCTCTGCCTCCAGATAGCAGACGATTTGAACAGTTTTGCCAAGTACATCGACGGTTTGCATATTGCCGCAGTTTATGGCGGTACCGACATCGGAAGCCAGATTCGCACCCTGAAGCATGGTGTGCAGATTATCGTGGCTACCCCTGGTCGTCTGCTCGATTTGATTAATCGTGGTGTGGCTCAGTTGGAGCACGTCAATAACGTGGTGCTTGATGAGGCTGACGAGATGCTCAACATGGGTTTCTCGGAGAGCATCAATGCCATCTTCGAGAGTGTGCCAGAGGATAGAAACACATTGCTCTTCTCTGCTACCATGAGTAAGGAGATTGAGAAGATTGCCCTCAACTATCTGCACGACCACAAGGAAATCGTGGTAGGTTCTCGTAACGAGGGTGCCGAGCACGTGAATCACATCTACTATCTTGTGAATGCCAAGGACAAGTATCTTGCCTTGAAGCGCATCGTCGATTATTATCCACGCATCTTTGCGATTATCTTCTGCCGCACCAAGCTGGAGACTCAGGATATTGCAGATAAGTTGATTAAGGATGGTTATAATGCAGAAGCCCTGCACGGCGACTTGAGTCAGCAGCAGCGTGACCTCACCATGCAGAAGTTCCGCAACCATACCGTTCAGTTCCTGGTGGCTACCGATGTGGCTGCCCGTGGTCTTGATGTTGACGATCTGACTCACGTCATCAACTACGGTTTGCCTGACGATGTGGCAAGTTATACCCACCGAAGCGGTCGTACCGGTCGTGCCGGAAAGAAGGGAACATCCATCTCTATCATCCATACCAGAGAGAAGTTCAAGGTTCGCCAGATTGAGAAGCAGATAGGTAAGGAGTTCGTGGACGGCGTTTTGCCTACCCCAGAGGAAATCTGCAAGAAGCAGCTCTTCAAGACCATGGACGACATTATGAAGACCGATGTGGACGAGGATCAGATTGAACCATACATGGCAGAAATCAACCGCCAGTTTGAGTACATCGACAAGGAGGACATCATCAAGAAGATGGTAACCATCACCTTCGGTAAGTTCCTGGATTACTACAAGAATGCTCCAGAGATTGTGAAGCCAGAGAGCGGCAAGGGTTCACGTAGCGGAGAAGGTCGTGGAAGCCGTGGCGAGCGTGGTAAGGTTTCCAATGGTCGCAGAAAGCATGAGACTGAGGCTGGTTTCAAGCGCCTCTTCATCAATCTGGGTAAGGCGGATGGTTTCTATCCGGGCGAAATCATGCAGTATCTGAACAAGCACGTGAAGGGTCGCCAGGAGGTGGGTCACATCGACCTGCTGAGTAAGTTTGCCTACATCGAGGTGCCTGAGGAAGATGCGAAGCGCGTGATGAAGGCTTTGAACGGAACTGAGTATAAGGGCAGAACCGTAAGATGTAATGATGCTGACGAGGAAGGTCATGGCAGAGCAGCCCGTGGTGGTGGCCGTGATGCTGAGGGCAGAAGTGGTCGTGGCGGTCGTTCTGCAGAGAAGGGTTCCCGTGGGCGCAGAGGTTCTGATGATGCTCGTTCTGAGCGTGGAGGTCGTGGAAGCCGTGGCGGAAAGAAAACGCGTCGTGAAGAGGAAACAGGCGACTGGCGTCAGTTCTTCCAGAACAATGATAATGTGAAATTCAAGGGCGAGGAGCCAAACTTCGAGGAAGAAGGTTGGGCTCGCCGCCGTCCTAAAAAGAAGTAATTTAGGCAGCGATTTATAATAAGATGAAAGTCTGCATCAAAGGGATGTTTTGATGCAATATCCATATTTGCGGTAAAAATACAGCAATTTCTTTAGCAAATTGCGGTGTTTTTATCGCAATTTTTGTATATTTGCAGCCGTAAATATCAAATAAGGCAAGAAATATGGAATTATTGAAGCAACTTTCTGACAGTCTTATCAAGCCTAAAATATTTGTATGTTTTTTGTACGCAGTTTTAACCCCTAAAAATATTCTGTAATAAGTAAATGAAGAAATCTATTCTTATCGCTTGTCTGGGACTAGTAAGTCTTGGCTTGCAAGCACAGAGCATTTCGCTCGCTGGTGAATGGAATGTAGAGTTGGGAAAGAGCGGTAGTGCTTTTGCCAAGAGTAAGCATGCATCGCAGGGTGAGGTGAAGCGTGCCTTCCTTCCCGGTACCATCGACACGAACCATCTGGGATTCGCTCCGAAAGATACGATGGAAACAACGCATCTTACGAGGCTCTATGCCTATAAAGGAGCTGCAAGATATTCGAGAACAATCAATATCCCGAAGGACTGGAAGAAGAAATCGGCAGAACTCTTCCTGGAACGTACCCGACCGACATGGGTGTATGTGGATGGAGAACTGGTGGATTCCTGCAATTTCATCTCTACTCCCCAGCGCTATCTTTTGCCAAAGAAGGTGAAGCCGGGCAAGCATTTCCTGGAAATCGTGGTGGATAATGGGAAAGGTGTGCCAGAGCAGGTTTACGGCTCCAGCCATGCTTATACGGAAGATACGCAGACCAACTGGAATGGAATTATCGGAAGGATTGAACTTCTGCTAGCCAGCTCAGTAGAGAGCAAATCTGCAGAAACTCTAACAGGAGCAATCCCTAGTAGTTCTGTAGTTTCTTCTACAGTCCTTCAGATGCCTGATTTCGCTAAGGATTTCCATATTGAGGGTGCCCACTTCTACGCCAATGGTCATAGGATATTTCTTCGTGGCAAGCATGATGCGGCAGTATGGCCGCTAACGGGACATGTGGAAATGAGCGTGG
This is a stretch of genomic DNA from Segatella hominis. It encodes these proteins:
- a CDS encoding TIGR00730 family Rossman fold protein, whose product is MKIAVFCSANKNIDPDFFTITEEMGKWMAENGHDLVFGGCNSGLMDCIGKAVKAHGGRTIGVVPTLVERGGRTFPDLDIEIPCDNLSDRKDLMLAQSDLFVALPGGVGTLDEIFTIAAAHTIGYHHKMVILYNMKGFWNSTIALLDDLAEKSMIRGDWRDVIEVADNLEELTKLCEG
- a CDS encoding alpha/beta hydrolase family protein — its product is MMTPPKAAVAWDMEVLGEEQRDGYKAQKIAFNINAYSRITAYLLIPDGEAEKILNAEAGKNSNAEVGLQLSAQNKKAGKFPAVVALHDHGAHLFIGKEKMIRPFFTKEEWGENKDISEAKTEAQNERKEALGERKGELKENKEESTANIKEENERRKKQALCQEILDDADAWVNQLYDGQYVGDYLAKHGYVVLSIDAPMWGERGRKEGVDRNKYDLIAGNMMMLGRDLSAFMTYDDMASTEFLTSLPMVDAKRIGCVGCSMGAYRSWMLSALSDRIRVGASICWMITTDAQLTRRFGRKENGGFANCFPGLRQYLDYPHIASLACPKPMLFISGTKDKLFPVPGVKDAFAEMHKVWKSQGADNLLDTELWDIPHSCGLKAQEKMLEFLDKNLK
- a CDS encoding AAA family ATPase, producing the protein MATINGIIGRQREMALLQEIYESPRAEFVAVYGRRRIGKTYLIDKFFGDKYDFYMTGIYEGTRKEQLANFVHQLEFYSHKEQKTPKDWMEALFMLRKYLETLKKEKPVLLFFDEMPWLDTRYSRFLKAFELFWNEWASKQDNLKLIVCGSATTWMTNTLLGNKGGLHNRVTRSIYLRPFNLAETEEFLVSRGFSMERFQIAELYMAIGGTPFYLNMLNRSLSVAQNIDELFFSSSAPLRSEYGFLFKSLFKESTLYRRVVETLTKKLKGMTRPELIEELKVEDSGYVSTVLSDLCNCDFIRKYSAFGKTDRDFMYQLTDLYSLFYLKYVKNYHGEDEHYWSHRQMDISSWEGYAFEQVCLHHIPQIKRKLGIGGILSNICTWSCRAFTDAEGNKQLGAQIDLIIDRGDKTINLCEMKFVNHPYSITPDYAAWLIKRRELFKQATGTKKTLHLSMITSYGVEHNAGWQNIQNEVVLDDLFKVE
- a CDS encoding DUF3843 family protein; the encoded protein is MKKIIFTQEWMAMHPYEKPNEVDQYYTELSNEIYHALDDACFTHQFKDVEDAKQLALCIAGYFEDVLSGTCIWKTFTAECKKRYGSYIPFYENEKEFVKNSLNVDDAPYDPDEINISDIKFLCWHHYQQSAYIQEAVPFLFSTMELAAKLVYNLLDKEYETAPENERLREFLCELPTAEDKFLEYRDVLAWFHYNCFFNINNLKRLQFELEKLARSPQGFNEIIAYSIQIEHTMNSRNNLLALTSAEWLAKISEHHPAHKLWTDIDYKGTRAFRMMKEDEKFFYLKDLYEEEDDPEKTSKENQEKAEEGSLIRVLKESTNIGDASSFLSGENVLVCNLFRFGGDWWQTGALLDPTYKDNKAQIEAERNVQKHKKSIHDYNLLKQNGYGDKFVFIEDVKTMKEFLKNIGFELPSNISFPQKYEKGIIVYGSPYTGINISFGTAHCIASPENPYYNAERAAEDSFNIISGNGLPFPYEIVCKLIEKGMLPDANIFTSRYVKEEGLKITQANIQFLADYYLMGRKDKDLSPEELW
- a CDS encoding DEAD/DEAH box helicase, yielding MKTFEELGVSEEIRRAIEELGFENPMPVQEEVIPYLLGNKNDVIALAQTGTGKTASYGIPVIQKTDADSKQTQAIILSPTRELCLQIADDLNSFAKYIDGLHIAAVYGGTDIGSQIRTLKHGVQIIVATPGRLLDLINRGVAQLEHVNNVVLDEADEMLNMGFSESINAIFESVPEDRNTLLFSATMSKEIEKIALNYLHDHKEIVVGSRNEGAEHVNHIYYLVNAKDKYLALKRIVDYYPRIFAIIFCRTKLETQDIADKLIKDGYNAEALHGDLSQQQRDLTMQKFRNHTVQFLVATDVAARGLDVDDLTHVINYGLPDDVASYTHRSGRTGRAGKKGTSISIIHTREKFKVRQIEKQIGKEFVDGVLPTPEEICKKQLFKTMDDIMKTDVDEDQIEPYMAEINRQFEYIDKEDIIKKMVTITFGKFLDYYKNAPEIVKPESGKGSRSGEGRGSRGERGKVSNGRRKHETEAGFKRLFINLGKADGFYPGEIMQYLNKHVKGRQEVGHIDLLSKFAYIEVPEEDAKRVMKALNGTEYKGRTVRCNDADEEGHGRAARGGGRDAEGRSGRGGRSAEKGSRGRRGSDDARSERGGRGSRGGKKTRREEETGDWRQFFQNNDNVKFKGEEPNFEEEGWARRRPKKK